From the genome of Gracilibacillus salitolerans, one region includes:
- a CDS encoding amino acid ABC transporter permease, giving the protein MFLANNLLFTVTNESGNWDLILRAFWPMVEGAIKYTIPLALVSFLLGIIIALITAIMRLSPLRIVRAPAVFYVSAIRGTPLLVQLFIVFYGLPTIGLTIDPLPSAVIAFSLNVGAYASEVIRASISSIPKGQWEAGYTVGMTYGTTLRRIILPQATRVSIPPLSNTFISLIKDTSLASLILVTELFRKAQEIAATTYQFMLLYVEAAVLYWIICFLLSIVQEIIERRLERYIAK; this is encoded by the coding sequence ATGTTTCTAGCAAATAATCTGCTGTTTACTGTCACAAATGAGTCAGGAAATTGGGATTTAATTCTTCGAGCATTCTGGCCAATGGTGGAAGGGGCAATCAAATATACGATTCCCCTTGCACTTGTTTCTTTTTTACTGGGTATAATTATTGCTTTAATTACAGCCATTATGCGTTTGTCACCACTTAGAATTGTACGTGCACCTGCTGTTTTTTACGTTTCGGCAATTAGAGGTACACCATTATTAGTACAATTGTTTATTGTGTTCTACGGCTTGCCAACGATTGGATTAACAATTGATCCATTACCAAGTGCAGTTATAGCTTTTTCATTAAATGTCGGGGCATATGCATCAGAAGTGATTCGTGCGTCGATTTCTTCGATTCCAAAAGGCCAATGGGAAGCTGGCTATACAGTTGGGATGACATATGGGACAACATTGCGAAGAATTATCTTGCCACAAGCAACTAGAGTTTCCATTCCACCTCTCTCGAACACATTTATTAGTTTAATAAAAGATACGTCACTTGCCTCTCTGATTTTAGTAACGGAATTATTTCGTAAAGCACAAGAGATTGCAGCAACAACCTATCAATTTATGCTTTTATATGTAGAAGCTGCGGTTTTATATTGGATTATTTGCTTTTTATTATCGATTGTACAGGAAATAATTGAACGCAGGCTAGAACGTTATATAGCAAAGTAG
- a CDS encoding amino acid ABC transporter substrate-binding protein has protein sequence MKRIHFFILIIGLLILLAACGNADQEEQDTGNTTTEETQEDTDTNLYEQIQEAGVITVGTEGTYAPFTFHDEDDQLTGYDVEVMREVASRLGLEVEFNETQWDSMFAGLNAERFDVIANQVGIDEERLESYDFSEPYTYTGAVVVVPADNEEVTSFEDLEGKQSAQSLTSNFSSIAEENGAEIIGVEGLAQAIENIKLGRVDLTVNDKLAVLEYINETGDDSVKIAAEQDDVSESAFAFRKGNEDLIEAFNGALAEMKEDGTLAEISEEWFGEDVSSK, from the coding sequence ATGAAAAGAATACATTTTTTTATTCTGATTATTGGTTTACTTATTTTACTTGCAGCATGTGGGAATGCTGATCAAGAAGAACAAGATACAGGAAATACAACAACTGAGGAAACTCAAGAAGATACAGACACCAATTTATATGAACAAATTCAAGAGGCTGGTGTGATTACAGTAGGTACGGAAGGAACGTATGCACCATTTACTTTCCATGATGAAGATGATCAGTTAACAGGTTATGATGTAGAAGTGATGCGTGAAGTAGCTTCTCGTTTAGGATTAGAAGTAGAATTTAATGAAACGCAATGGGATTCTATGTTTGCTGGTTTAAATGCAGAACGTTTCGATGTAATTGCTAACCAGGTTGGGATTGACGAAGAGCGTTTAGAGTCTTATGATTTCTCAGAACCATATACTTATACAGGCGCAGTAGTGGTTGTTCCTGCTGATAATGAAGAGGTGACATCATTTGAAGATTTAGAAGGTAAACAATCAGCGCAGTCCTTAACAAGTAACTTCAGTTCTATTGCGGAAGAAAATGGAGCAGAAATTATTGGAGTAGAAGGTCTTGCTCAAGCAATTGAAAATATTAAACTAGGGCGCGTGGACTTAACGGTAAATGACAAATTGGCAGTGTTGGAATATATCAATGAAACGGGAGACGATTCAGTCAAAATTGCAGCAGAACAGGACGATGTTTCTGAGTCAGCATTTGCATTTCGGAAAGGAAATGAAGATCTGATAGAAGCATTTAACGGAGCATTAGCAGAAATGAAAGAAGACGGTACATTAGCGGAAATTTCCGAAGAATGGTTTGGTGAAGATGTTTCTAGCAAATAA
- a CDS encoding sugar phosphate isomerase/epimerase family protein translates to MHLNLGIRGHDIDYTDPQQIAAEVSSKGLHAVQLALAKSLKNLPTDTGTLSPGYAKYINQAFGQHNVNVAVLGCYINMIHPDLTRREQLLTRFKEHIRFARDFGCSIVGSETGNVNEKMGYTEDNFTEEGFQKVVNSVKELTDEAEEWGVIVGVEGGINHPIHTPQKMKRLLEEVNSNHLQVIFDPANFMSMENYYNQEQVFEESFELFGDRIVAIHAKDFIIEDKWIKMVPAGKGMLNYDLLFALLKKQKPFIEVLLENTKEPYIDNSIQYLRQKYQQA, encoded by the coding sequence ATGCATTTAAACCTGGGAATACGTGGTCATGATATTGACTATACAGATCCACAACAAATAGCGGCAGAAGTATCTTCCAAAGGATTACATGCTGTCCAATTAGCATTAGCCAAATCATTAAAAAACCTGCCGACTGACACAGGTACATTAAGTCCCGGCTATGCGAAATATATAAATCAAGCATTCGGACAACATAACGTCAATGTAGCGGTTCTCGGCTGTTATATTAATATGATTCATCCTGATCTAACGAGGCGTGAACAACTGTTAACAAGGTTCAAAGAGCATATCCGTTTTGCTAGAGACTTTGGTTGCAGCATTGTTGGATCAGAAACAGGGAACGTGAATGAGAAAATGGGATATACGGAAGATAATTTTACGGAAGAGGGTTTTCAGAAAGTCGTCAACAGTGTTAAGGAATTAACCGATGAAGCGGAGGAATGGGGTGTCATTGTCGGAGTGGAAGGCGGGATCAACCATCCGATTCATACCCCGCAGAAAATGAAAAGACTATTAGAAGAAGTTAATTCTAATCATCTGCAAGTCATTTTTGACCCGGCAAATTTTATGTCGATGGAAAACTATTATAACCAAGAACAGGTCTTTGAGGAATCATTTGAATTATTTGGCGATCGAATCGTTGCCATTCATGCAAAAGATTTTATCATAGAGGATAAATGGATCAAGATGGTCCCTGCCGGAAAGGGAATGTTAAACTATGACTTGTTATTTGCATTGCTAAAAAAACAGAAACCTTTTATCGAAGTGTTATTAGAAAATACAAAGGAGCCATATATTGATAATAGTATTCAGTATCTGCGGCAAAAATACCAGCAAGCCTAA
- the kduD gene encoding 2-dehydro-3-deoxy-D-gluconate 5-dehydrogenase KduD: MGEGLQDFSLDYFSLKGKTAIITGGNTGLGQAYTVALAKAGANVFVVTHGTNWDETKEYLNNIEGKTEFFQADLADREQLQKVVPACVDTFGTVDILVNNAGTIRRNPLLEFKDEDWDDVMALNLDAVYFLSQAAAKVMAEKGSGKIINIASMLSFQGGKFIPPYTASKHAVAGLTKSFANELAEHGIQVNAIAPGYFATKNTAPIRSNEQRNAEILSRIPAGYWANPSDLMGTVVYLSSKASDYMNGHILAVDGGWLAR; the protein is encoded by the coding sequence ATGGGTGAAGGTTTACAAGATTTTTCACTAGATTATTTTTCGTTAAAAGGTAAAACAGCAATTATTACAGGCGGGAACACGGGACTTGGTCAGGCTTATACAGTAGCTTTAGCCAAGGCTGGTGCCAACGTATTTGTCGTAACACACGGCACCAATTGGGATGAAACAAAAGAGTATTTAAACAATATTGAAGGAAAAACAGAATTTTTCCAAGCCGATCTGGCGGATCGCGAGCAATTACAAAAGGTTGTTCCAGCTTGCGTCGATACCTTTGGCACAGTAGATATTCTTGTTAATAATGCAGGTACAATCAGACGGAATCCGTTATTGGAATTTAAAGATGAGGACTGGGATGATGTAATGGCATTAAATCTCGATGCAGTCTACTTCTTGAGTCAGGCGGCAGCGAAAGTCATGGCTGAGAAAGGTTCCGGAAAGATCATTAATATTGCATCTATGCTTTCCTTCCAGGGCGGTAAATTTATTCCGCCATACACCGCCAGTAAGCATGCCGTGGCTGGTTTGACCAAATCTTTTGCCAATGAGTTAGCTGAACACGGAATACAAGTGAACGCTATTGCACCAGGATATTTCGCGACGAAGAATACCGCACCAATCCGTTCAAACGAACAACGAAATGCAGAAATCCTATCGAGAATACCAGCCGGCTACTGGGCAAACCCCAGTGATCTAATGGGGACAGTCGTCTACCTGTCCAGCAAAGCATCAGACTACATGAACGGCCACATCCTGGCAGTAGACGGCGGCTGGTTGGCAAGATAA
- the kduI gene encoding 5-dehydro-4-deoxy-D-glucuronate isomerase: MELRYANHPEEIRRYNTDELREKFLVEKLFEAGKVHLTYTHVDRMIFGGVTPASEELTIKLDKQLGVSYFLERRELGIINIGNDGYVLLDGERYDMKRHDGLYVSRGTKEVWFGSNDPANPAKFYTLSSPAHHTYPTVKIDIKDIKPLELGESGTLNERKIHQYIHPNVCESCQLQMGLTMLQPGSVWNTMPAHTHDRRSEVYLYFDMAEDTRAFHFMGEPSETRHLILKNEQAVISPSWSIHCGTATSNYTFIWGMCGENITYTDMDHISMDQLR; the protein is encoded by the coding sequence ATGGAATTACGCTATGCCAATCACCCAGAGGAAATTAGAAGATATAATACCGATGAGTTACGTGAGAAATTTTTGGTAGAGAAATTATTTGAAGCAGGAAAAGTCCACTTAACTTATACACATGTGGATCGGATGATCTTTGGGGGTGTAACACCTGCATCAGAGGAATTGACAATCAAGCTTGATAAACAGTTAGGTGTAAGTTATTTCTTAGAGCGTCGGGAACTAGGTATCATTAATATCGGCAACGATGGCTACGTACTATTAGATGGTGAACGTTATGATATGAAACGTCACGATGGATTATATGTAAGCCGTGGTACAAAGGAAGTCTGGTTCGGTTCCAATGATCCAGCTAATCCTGCGAAATTCTATACCTTATCATCACCAGCACATCATACTTATCCTACTGTAAAGATTGATATAAAAGACATTAAGCCATTAGAATTAGGTGAATCAGGTACTTTAAATGAACGAAAGATTCACCAATACATCCATCCAAATGTATGTGAGAGCTGTCAATTGCAGATGGGCTTAACTATGCTTCAGCCTGGTAGTGTATGGAACACGATGCCAGCTCATACGCATGATCGTCGAAGTGAAGTGTATCTATATTTTGATATGGCAGAAGACACTCGTGCATTCCACTTTATGGGTGAACCAAGTGAAACAAGACACCTTATATTGAAGAATGAGCAAGCTGTTATCTCTCCAAGCTGGTCAATCCATTGTGGAACGGCTACAAGTAACTATACCTTTATTTGGGGTATGTGTGGTGAGAACATTACGTATACCGATATGGATCATATTAGCATGGATCAATTACGTTAA
- a CDS encoding sugar kinase, whose translation MRVLTFGEMLLRLTTDPTVHLQQTNQFDFYYGGAEANVAVSLANLGITSRYITKVPANNIGNACENYLQANGVEINELVYGGDRLGLYFVESGFGNRASQVTYDRKFSSFANIRSDEIDWDQVLEGVDVFHTTGITLALSEELRMITRRAMQKARQRGIKVSFDFNYRSKLWSQKQASAAIQEVLPFVDIAFCNSMDAVYLLGIEQQDDLTAYYLTIQDTYPNIALFASTTRKVASSSKHSLQGNLYTKGRIQQSIEYTIDPVIDRIGGGDAYAAGIIYGFLNNWSEEKIVSFATANAVLKHTIKGDGNVFSAEEVEQFSASMNQEISR comes from the coding sequence ATGAGAGTATTAACTTTTGGTGAAATGCTTTTGCGATTAACAACAGATCCGACTGTCCATTTGCAGCAAACCAATCAATTTGACTTTTACTATGGTGGCGCAGAAGCAAATGTTGCCGTTTCATTGGCAAACCTTGGCATTACAAGCAGATATATTACGAAAGTGCCTGCAAATAATATTGGTAATGCCTGTGAAAATTATTTGCAAGCAAACGGTGTAGAAATCAATGAGCTTGTTTATGGCGGAGATCGCTTGGGGCTTTATTTTGTAGAATCAGGTTTTGGAAACCGTGCCAGTCAAGTAACCTATGATCGCAAGTTTTCTAGTTTTGCGAATATCAGATCAGACGAAATAGATTGGGACCAGGTGTTAGAAGGTGTTGATGTTTTTCATACAACAGGAATTACACTCGCGTTATCTGAAGAGCTACGGATGATAACACGAAGAGCAATGCAGAAAGCACGTCAAAGAGGAATCAAGGTTAGCTTTGATTTTAACTACCGCTCCAAACTTTGGTCTCAGAAGCAAGCAAGCGCGGCAATTCAAGAAGTGTTACCTTTTGTCGATATCGCATTTTGTAATAGTATGGATGCTGTTTATCTGTTGGGTATAGAACAACAGGATGATTTAACAGCATATTATCTAACCATCCAGGATACATATCCAAACATTGCATTATTTGCATCCACTACAAGAAAAGTAGCATCTTCGTCTAAACATTCTTTACAAGGAAACCTCTATACAAAAGGACGTATTCAGCAGTCTATCGAATACACGATAGATCCTGTAATTGATCGTATTGGTGGGGGGGATGCCTATGCAGCGGGGATTATTTATGGTTTTCTGAATAATTGGTCAGAGGAAAAGATTGTCTCCTTCGCAACGGCAAATGCTGTCTTGAAACATACCATAAAAGGAGATGGCAATGTGTTTTCTGCTGAAGAAGTCGAACAATTCAGCGCAAGTATGAATCAGGAAATTAGTAGATAG
- a CDS encoding bifunctional 2-keto-4-hydroxyglutarate aldolase/2-keto-3-deoxy-6-phosphogluconate aldolase yields MKKLSVLQNLEQQKVVAVIRTDSVAQAIKVADACIAGGMKQIELTYSIPNVENAVEQLQTDYQDDSEVTIGVGTVLDAYTARQAIFAGASFIVGPSFDADTAKLCNLYQVPYFPGCLTVTEVKEAMEAGADIVKIFPGSNISPGFIKAVHGPVPQANMMPTGGVSLDNIQEWLKNGAIVVGVGGNLVAPAKEGNYQKITELAKEYMAKAREVSI; encoded by the coding sequence GTGAAGAAATTATCCGTTTTGCAAAATCTTGAGCAACAGAAAGTTGTCGCAGTAATTCGAACCGACTCGGTAGCGCAAGCGATAAAAGTTGCCGATGCTTGTATTGCAGGTGGTATGAAACAGATTGAGTTAACCTACTCGATACCGAATGTAGAAAACGCTGTCGAACAATTACAGACTGATTATCAGGATGATAGTGAAGTGACCATTGGAGTAGGTACTGTATTAGATGCCTACACAGCAAGGCAAGCTATTTTTGCAGGAGCGTCGTTTATCGTCGGACCTTCGTTTGATGCAGATACTGCTAAACTATGTAACTTGTATCAAGTTCCTTATTTTCCCGGCTGTTTAACCGTTACAGAGGTGAAAGAAGCGATGGAAGCAGGAGCGGATATCGTCAAGATCTTTCCAGGAAGCAATATCAGCCCTGGGTTTATAAAAGCGGTGCACGGTCCTGTTCCTCAAGCTAATATGATGCCTACTGGTGGTGTCAGTTTGGATAATATCCAGGAGTGGCTGAAGAATGGTGCAATAGTAGTTGGAGTGGGCGGAAATCTGGTAGCTCCTGCAAAGGAAGGAAACTATCAGAAAATTACCGAGCTAGCTAAGGAGTACATGGCAAAAGCAAGAGAGGTAAGTATATGA
- a CDS encoding rhamnogalacturonan acetylesterase — translation MSSRLLLAGDSTMATAETFKYPQMGWGQTLGHYFTDELIVRNHAASGRSSKSFIAEERWDAIEKEFQAGDYVLIQFGHNDQKPDEERATNPYTSYQDNLRFFIQRSRAFGVTPILLTSIARRHFDENGHLQETHGDYPQAVRELAEKEEVVCIDMLTLTREALQELGDEKSKEWFMRLEPGEYEAYPDGAVDNTHLHERGAHQHCRLFVKELIRIKHPLASLVKRNEVSL, via the coding sequence ATGTCATCACGTTTATTGTTAGCAGGAGATTCTACCATGGCGACAGCTGAAACATTTAAATATCCGCAAATGGGTTGGGGGCAAACGCTAGGGCATTATTTCACAGATGAGCTAATCGTTCGCAACCATGCAGCATCAGGTCGCAGTAGCAAGTCCTTTATTGCGGAAGAACGCTGGGATGCAATCGAAAAGGAATTTCAAGCAGGTGATTATGTCCTGATTCAGTTTGGTCACAATGATCAAAAGCCTGACGAGGAACGGGCGACGAATCCTTATACAAGTTATCAGGATAATTTGCGATTTTTTATTCAACGCTCACGTGCTTTCGGTGTTACACCAATTCTTTTAACATCGATAGCCCGAAGACATTTTGATGAGAATGGTCATTTGCAAGAAACACACGGTGATTATCCGCAAGCTGTCAGAGAGCTGGCGGAAAAGGAAGAAGTAGTTTGTATCGATATGCTTACCCTTACTAGAGAAGCGTTACAAGAGCTAGGTGATGAAAAATCTAAAGAATGGTTTATGAGACTGGAACCGGGTGAGTACGAAGCATATCCTGACGGGGCAGTTGATAATACTCATTTACATGAAAGAGGAGCCCATCAGCATTGTCGATTATTTGTAAAAGAGTTAATCCGGATTAAACATCCATTGGCTTCTCTGGTGAAACGAAATGAGGTGAGTCTGTGA
- a CDS encoding glycoside hydrolase family 88/105 protein gives MTVKQLSALDWAKIACDTLMDQYEPVKLPPADRWHYHQGVFLCGMQDVYKYTGEEKYFDYYKEYVDKLVDEEGNFYFARSELDAIQPGLLLLPLYEKTKDRRYKMAASKLRNLLNTLNKTKESGFWHKDKYPYQMWLDGLYMAGPFAIQYGQLFDEPELTELVLEQERLMRKNTKKENGLYYHGYDESKQTPWATERGHAPEVWGRALGWYAMVTTNFIEMLEENHPKRDELKQVVQELIDALVAFQDEETGLWYQVVDKQDQPDNYLESSCSCLFTYAIAKAVNKGYIDPSYRAKAEKAYQGLIDDKVKVDDDGRFQLTDICIGTSIGTYDYYVQRKTSTNDLHGVGAFILASIQLEMGKEDS, from the coding sequence TTGACAGTCAAACAATTATCAGCCTTGGATTGGGCAAAAATAGCATGTGATACGTTAATGGATCAATATGAACCGGTGAAATTACCTCCAGCAGATCGCTGGCATTATCATCAAGGTGTTTTCCTTTGCGGTATGCAGGATGTATATAAGTACACAGGGGAAGAGAAGTATTTTGATTATTATAAGGAGTATGTCGACAAGTTAGTAGATGAGGAAGGAAATTTCTATTTTGCCAGAAGCGAATTAGATGCAATTCAACCAGGCCTTCTGTTGCTGCCATTATATGAAAAAACCAAAGATAGGCGGTATAAAATGGCTGCTTCCAAATTAAGAAATCTATTGAATACGTTAAATAAAACAAAAGAAAGCGGCTTTTGGCATAAAGATAAATACCCGTATCAAATGTGGTTGGATGGTTTATATATGGCAGGGCCGTTTGCCATTCAATATGGACAACTGTTCGATGAACCAGAACTGACAGAATTAGTCCTGGAACAGGAACGGTTAATGCGCAAGAACACAAAGAAAGAAAATGGTCTTTACTACCATGGATACGATGAAAGTAAACAAACACCTTGGGCAACAGAGAGAGGTCATGCACCAGAAGTATGGGGTCGTGCATTGGGCTGGTATGCGATGGTGACGACTAATTTCATTGAAATGCTTGAAGAGAATCATCCGAAACGAGATGAACTAAAGCAAGTAGTTCAAGAGTTAATCGACGCGTTAGTAGCATTCCAAGATGAAGAAACAGGGCTATGGTATCAGGTGGTCGACAAACAAGATCAGCCCGATAACTATTTAGAAAGCTCCTGCTCTTGTTTATTCACCTATGCCATTGCCAAAGCAGTCAACAAGGGATATATCGATCCATCTTATCGCGCCAAAGCAGAGAAAGCCTATCAAGGTTTAATCGATGATAAAGTCAAAGTAGATGACGACGGTCGCTTCCAATTAACGGATATTTGTATTGGTACTTCGATAGGAACGTATGATTATTATGTTCAACGCAAAACAAGTACAAATGACTTGCATGGCGTCGGTGCTTTTATACTTGCCAGTATACAACTTGAAATGGGAAAAGAGGATAGCTAA
- a CDS encoding glycoside hydrolase family 43 protein, which produces MKTFKNPIIPGFYPDPSICRVGDDYYLVTSSFEYFPGVPIFHSKDLVNWKQIGHVLDRPEQLNLDQTPNSRGIYAPTIRYHDGTFYMITTFVVSKEGARRNFYVTATDPAGPWSDPVWLEGAPGIDPSLFFDDDGKVYYTGNRKPPSGRKYKKHNEIWLQELDLEKKQLVGPTYSLWDGALKNAHAQEAPHLYKINGWYYLIIAEGGTGHTHAVTIARSQEVTGPYEMTETNPILTHRHLGNHHPIVNVGHADIVETQHGDWWMVALASRPYGGYYRNLGRETFLVPFIWEDGWPIVNPGKGIIEPEMEFPNLPEHKWPALPYADSFESEQLDDIWNFLRTPRGDFWSLTDRPGYLRLKAKQETIMEEENPAFVGRRQQHINFLVQTVMEFEPKAEHETAGIVLLQNHHFQFRVEVLLEGSQTFVRLVRREAGEDDIIAKEQVDHDKIYLKVEAQGQDYTFFYTTKPFDWQVLAENVDGRILSTDLAGGFIGAYIGMYCSGNGKDTANFADFDWFEYRGLEE; this is translated from the coding sequence ATGAAAACATTTAAAAATCCTATTATTCCGGGGTTCTACCCGGATCCGTCGATCTGTCGTGTAGGTGACGATTATTACCTTGTCACCTCAAGTTTTGAATATTTTCCCGGTGTCCCGATTTTTCACAGTAAAGACCTTGTTAATTGGAAGCAAATCGGTCATGTCCTCGATCGCCCAGAGCAGCTAAACTTAGATCAAACACCAAATTCAAGAGGTATCTATGCACCAACGATTCGCTATCATGATGGCACCTTCTATATGATCACCACCTTTGTGGTAAGTAAAGAAGGAGCAAGAAGGAACTTTTATGTGACCGCTACAGATCCTGCTGGTCCATGGTCGGACCCTGTCTGGCTTGAAGGAGCACCTGGTATTGATCCTTCTCTCTTCTTTGATGATGACGGCAAGGTTTATTATACCGGAAATCGCAAACCACCTTCAGGGAGAAAGTACAAAAAACATAATGAAATTTGGCTGCAAGAACTCGATCTGGAGAAAAAACAACTCGTGGGGCCAACATACAGCTTATGGGATGGCGCATTAAAGAATGCCCATGCACAAGAGGCGCCACATTTGTATAAAATCAATGGTTGGTATTATTTAATCATTGCAGAAGGTGGAACAGGGCATACCCACGCGGTTACAATCGCTAGAAGTCAAGAGGTAACAGGACCATATGAAATGACGGAAACAAATCCAATCTTAACACACCGTCATTTAGGCAATCATCATCCCATTGTAAACGTCGGGCATGCTGATATTGTTGAAACACAGCATGGAGATTGGTGGATGGTCGCATTGGCGTCAAGACCATATGGTGGCTATTATCGTAACCTAGGCCGCGAAACATTCCTTGTGCCATTTATATGGGAAGACGGTTGGCCGATTGTCAATCCAGGGAAAGGAATCATCGAACCTGAGATGGAATTCCCCAACTTGCCAGAACATAAATGGCCTGCATTACCATATGCTGATTCGTTTGAATCGGAGCAACTAGACGATATCTGGAACTTTTTACGGACGCCACGAGGGGATTTCTGGTCCTTAACGGATCGCCCTGGTTATTTACGACTAAAAGCAAAGCAAGAAACCATTATGGAAGAAGAAAATCCTGCATTTGTTGGCAGAAGGCAACAGCATATTAACTTTTTGGTCCAAACGGTTATGGAGTTTGAACCGAAAGCTGAACATGAGACAGCGGGGATTGTACTTTTGCAAAATCATCATTTTCAATTCCGAGTGGAAGTGTTGTTAGAGGGCAGTCAAACCTTTGTACGATTAGTAAGAAGGGAAGCGGGCGAAGACGACATCATTGCAAAGGAGCAGGTTGATCACGATAAGATTTATCTGAAAGTAGAAGCTCAGGGTCAAGATTATACATTTTTCTATACAACAAAGCCTTTTGATTGGCAAGTGTTAGCTGAAAATGTTGATGGTAGAATTTTAAGTACTGATTTGGCCGGAGGGTTTATCGGGGCGTATATCGGTATGTATTGTTCCGGAAACGGTAAAGACACAGCCAATTTTGCCGACTTTGATTGGTTTGAATATCGCGGACTAGAGGAGTGA
- a CDS encoding glycoside hydrolase family 28 protein has product MSLFNIKDYQVPNETDSSAAIQQAIDACETAGGGTVYIPSGTYQTGPFALKSNMTLYLDAGAVLSFTDDFERFPVVKTRWSGYVCYGFMPLIFGENLTNVAIKGDGVIDGNGQAWWKVNKQLRKGEHFQSPKTEEIAEANKDFTEPADTNLVEWSSQFLRPPLIQFFEADHVTISGVTVKNSPFWNTHLVFCNNVSIQNVTFQNPADTPNGDGLDIDSCQNVRISTCHFDVGDDCVVLKSGINQDGRHYGVPTKNVTVTNCTMHHGHGGVVFGSENSGGIENITVSNCIFDGTDRGIRIKTNRERGSYIRNIVVQNIMMDDVLCPIAINSFYRHGVSKSNPELLNAAPVAVTEKTPVVEQINISHITARNCRAAAGFIYGLPEMPVKKVSLEHVTLEMTLDETVPGGEPDMVREVIEMAGEGILAKYVEDLRLHHVEVTQRKGPALQLHHARRIKIDELTSTNQTDQEPVLVYEDTEELNISGDVREGDFLQKAGEL; this is encoded by the coding sequence ATGAGTCTATTTAATATAAAAGATTATCAAGTTCCAAACGAAACTGACAGCTCAGCGGCGATTCAGCAAGCAATTGATGCCTGCGAAACAGCTGGTGGAGGTACTGTATATATTCCGTCTGGGACATATCAAACAGGACCATTTGCTTTGAAAAGCAACATGACATTGTACCTTGATGCAGGTGCAGTCCTATCCTTTACCGATGATTTTGAGCGCTTTCCGGTGGTAAAAACCCGTTGGTCCGGTTATGTCTGCTATGGTTTTATGCCGTTAATCTTTGGTGAAAATCTGACAAATGTAGCGATCAAAGGTGATGGTGTGATCGATGGGAATGGGCAAGCATGGTGGAAGGTGAATAAGCAGTTAAGAAAAGGTGAACATTTTCAATCACCTAAAACGGAGGAAATTGCTGAAGCTAACAAGGATTTTACCGAACCGGCAGATACCAATTTAGTGGAATGGTCTTCCCAGTTTTTACGGCCCCCACTTATCCAATTTTTCGAAGCCGATCATGTCACAATCTCAGGAGTTACCGTTAAAAACTCCCCTTTCTGGAATACGCATCTAGTATTTTGTAATAATGTTTCGATTCAAAATGTCACATTTCAGAATCCAGCAGATACGCCAAACGGTGATGGATTAGATATCGACTCCTGCCAGAATGTCAGAATATCAACTTGTCATTTTGATGTAGGAGACGATTGTGTAGTACTGAAATCAGGGATTAATCAAGATGGTCGTCATTACGGGGTGCCTACCAAAAATGTAACAGTCACCAATTGTACCATGCATCATGGCCATGGTGGTGTTGTATTTGGTAGTGAAAATTCCGGTGGGATTGAAAATATTACAGTATCTAACTGTATATTTGATGGTACGGACCGTGGTATCCGGATTAAAACAAACCGTGAGCGAGGAAGTTATATCCGAAATATTGTAGTGCAAAACATTATGATGGATGACGTCCTTTGTCCAATAGCAATTAATTCGTTCTATCGTCATGGTGTAAGTAAAAGCAATCCGGAATTACTGAATGCCGCACCTGTAGCTGTGACAGAAAAAACACCTGTAGTTGAACAAATAAACATTAGTCATATTACGGCGAGAAACTGTCGTGCCGCGGCAGGATTTATTTATGGTTTACCAGAAATGCCTGTGAAAAAGGTGAGTTTAGAGCATGTCACACTGGAAATGACCTTAGACGAAACAGTTCCTGGCGGTGAGCCGGACATGGTTCGTGAAGTGATTGAAATGGCAGGAGAAGGTATTTTGGCAAAATATGTGGAGGATCTTCGTCTCCATCATGTAGAAGTAACGCAAAGAAAAGGACCAGCGCTTCAATTACATCATGCGAGGCGAATCAAGATTGATGAGTTAACCTCGACAAATCAAACTGATCAAGAACCGGTTCTTGTCTATGAAGATACGGAAGAACTAAATATTTCTGGAGATGTTCGCGAAGGGGATTTTCTCCAAAAAGCAGGTGAATTATAA